The Pseudomonas protegens genome contains the following window.
GGTCAGTTGCAGCACTTCGGCGGTGTAGGCCCACTCTTTGGCGACACGCTCGGGGCTGTCGTTCAGGGCGGTGCCGTAGCTCGGTACGATCTGCTTCAGCTTCTCTTGCCAGGCCGGAGTCGCAACCTGGTCCTTGAAGACTTTCTGCAGCACGCTGAGCATGATCGGCGCGGCGGTCGAGGCACCTGGGGAAGCGCCCAGCAGGCCGGCGATGCTGCCGTCCTGGGAAGCGACGATCTCGGTGCCCAGTTTCAGCACGCCGCCCTTCTCTTCGTCACGCTTGATGATCTGCACGCGCTGACCGGCCTGCCACAGGCGCCAGTCTTCTTTCTTGGCGTTGGGGAAGTATTCCTTCAAGGCGTTGAAGCGGTCGTCATCCGACAGCATCAGCTGGCCGGCCAGGTATTCCACCAACGGGTACTGTTCGATGCCGACTTTGGTCATCGGCCAGAAGTTGTGGGTGGTGGTGCTGGTCAGCAGGTCGAAGTACGAACCTTCCTTGAGGAACTTGGTGGAGAAGGTGGCGAATGGGCCAAACAGGATCACCCGCTTGCCGTCCAGTACGCGGGTGTCCAGGTGCGGAACCGACATCGGCGGTGCACCCACCGAAGCCTTGCCGTAGGCCTTGGCCAGGTGCTGCTCGGCCACCGTGGCGTTGTCGGTCACCAGGAACGAACCACCCACCGGGAAGCCGGCATAGTCGTTGGCTTCAGGAATGCCCGACTTCTGCAGCAGGTGCAGGGCACCGCCGCCAGCGCCGATGAACACGAACTTGGCGTCGGTCTCGGTTTTCGAACCGTCCTTGAGGTTCTTGTAGGTCACGCGCCACGAGCCGTCTTGATTGCGCTCGATGTCCTGCACTTCGCTGGACAGCTTGAGGGCAAAGTTCGGCTGGGCTTGCAGGTGGGCGACGAACTGGCGAGTGATCTCGCCGAAGTTGACGTCGGTGCCGATCGGGGTCCAGGTCGCAGCGATCTTCTGCGCCGGATCACGACCTTCCATCATCAGTGGCACCCACTTCTTGATCTGCTCGGCGTCTTCGGAGTACTGCATGCCGCTGAATAGCGGGCTGGCCTGCAGGGCCTCGTAGCGCGCCTTCAAGAACTTGATGTTGTCATCGCCCCAGACGAAGCTCATGTGCGGCGTGGAGTTGATGAACGAACGCGGGTTCTTCAGCACGCCGTTCTTGACCTGCCAGGACCAGAACTGCCGGGAAATCTGGAACGCTTCGTTGATCTCGATGGCCTTGGCGATCTCGATCTTGCCGTCCTTGCCTTCCGGGGTGTAGTTCAGCTCGGCCAAAGCGGAGTGACCGGTACCGGCGTTGTTCCAGCCGTTGGAGCTTTCTTCAGCCACGCCATCCAGGCGCTCGACCATCTCCATCGACCAATCGGGCTGCAGCTCGTTGAGCCAGACCCCGAGGGTCGAACTCATGATGCCGCCACCGATCAGCAGTACATCCACTTTCTTCGGCTCAGCCGCGTGCGCGGTCGTGAGGCCTATCGACATCGCCAGCCCGATCAGGGCCGTGTTCACTTTCTTCAACATTCTGTAGTACCTACGATAGAACGCCATCCGCCGCCCCATCCTCGATCCTGCACGCTCGGCACCTGGCGAAACAGGCATTTCGCAGGCCCTGGACACGCGCATTCAGAAGAACTGGAGGGTGGGCACACAAGGCCGACGAGACTGGCTCGACCTCAGTTTTATATCGCTCGGGCGCTGACTTCTTATCGTTTTTGGCTTCAGCTACTTGAGTGACACTTGTTTCTCGGGACTCATCACGGGGGCACCGCCTGCCGGCTGCGCAGCCCCACTCCTTTCACCGGCATCGGCCTCGGCACGACGCACAATGCCGACGCCCGTCGACACGGGGCCAGCAGCAAAAGAAGGGTCGGGTTCAACCAAAGAAGGTCAACGAACACTGCCTGACATTGCATTCGGCAGGTTTGCCCGGACACTCCCGCCCACGTGCAAGGACCCGCTCAGGCCACTTGAAGCAAAGCATGGGGGAGGTATTTCCGCACAAACGATGAACCGATTCAGCGCAAGAATATCATTACGGCATCAGCCTGTCTTGAGCGGAGCGGCTGCCCCGGGCCCCGGACAAACCGCGACCCACTACGACACCCGCCGCAATCAATGCGTCACAACGCCGCTGGCCGATCACCGCGCCACAGCGCTGCACTGCGCCTTGGCGGGCAGCGATGGCGCGGGCATCATGATGCGCCTGCAACACCTGCCAGACCATCGTCAAGGACAAGAAGAACAACCATGCACGAAACCTCCCTGCAAGACACCACCGCCCCCGAGGGCGTGTGCTTCGGCTGCGGCAGCCGCAACCACCACGGCCTGCACATCAAGAGCCATTGGCACGCGGACGGCGTGCATGTGGTCGCCGAGCACCTGCCCGATGCCAAGTACTGCGGCTGGCCGGACCTGGTCTACGGCGGCCTGATCGCCATGCTGGTGGACTGCCACTCCAACTGGACCGCCATGGCCTACCACTACCGCCACGAACAACGGGAACCGGGCAGCCTGCCACGCATCGACTGCGTGACCGGCAACCTGGGCATCAAGTTCATCAAGCCCACGCCCATGGGCGTGCCCCTGACCCTGCGGGCCCGGGTCGACGGCGAGGTGGGCCGCAAGAGCCGGGTCATCTGCGAGGTGTATGCCGGCGACGTGCTGACCGCCATCGGCGATTCGATCTTCGTCCGGGTCGATACCGCGCAACTCGCAGCGGCGGCCCACGGCCGCGATGCCTGAGCCCGGGCCAGAAACCTGAGCTACTGACCAGTCGCCTGGGACAGGTGCCGATA
Protein-coding sequences here:
- the mqo gene encoding malate dehydrogenase (quinone), whose product is MLKKVNTALIGLAMSIGLTTAHAAEPKKVDVLLIGGGIMSSTLGVWLNELQPDWSMEMVERLDGVAEESSNGWNNAGTGHSALAELNYTPEGKDGKIEIAKAIEINEAFQISRQFWSWQVKNGVLKNPRSFINSTPHMSFVWGDDNIKFLKARYEALQASPLFSGMQYSEDAEQIKKWVPLMMEGRDPAQKIAATWTPIGTDVNFGEITRQFVAHLQAQPNFALKLSSEVQDIERNQDGSWRVTYKNLKDGSKTETDAKFVFIGAGGGALHLLQKSGIPEANDYAGFPVGGSFLVTDNATVAEQHLAKAYGKASVGAPPMSVPHLDTRVLDGKRVILFGPFATFSTKFLKEGSYFDLLTSTTTHNFWPMTKVGIEQYPLVEYLAGQLMLSDDDRFNALKEYFPNAKKEDWRLWQAGQRVQIIKRDEEKGGVLKLGTEIVASQDGSIAGLLGASPGASTAAPIMLSVLQKVFKDQVATPAWQEKLKQIVPSYGTALNDSPERVAKEWAYTAEVLQLTPPPAVKGAAPQAPASLAKPESNPAADMAL
- a CDS encoding PaaI family thioesterase, which translates into the protein MHETSLQDTTAPEGVCFGCGSRNHHGLHIKSHWHADGVHVVAEHLPDAKYCGWPDLVYGGLIAMLVDCHSNWTAMAYHYRHEQREPGSLPRIDCVTGNLGIKFIKPTPMGVPLTLRARVDGEVGRKSRVICEVYAGDVLTAIGDSIFVRVDTAQLAAAAHGRDA